A window of Bacteroidota bacterium contains these coding sequences:
- a CDS encoding xanthine dehydrogenase family protein molybdopterin-binding subunit, producing MSSKKEFKYIGKGVPRIDADEKVTGQARYVSDISMPGMLHAKMLTSSVAHAKIKKIDTSKAKALDGVVAVLTGEELDYNVGLYLVDKRILARDKVRYQGEPVAAVAAETLEIAEKAIKLIEVEYELFKPLLDVEESFNEKENLIHPDLGNYSHLKAAFFPQPGTNICHVSKIRKGDIEKGFAEADVVVEREYNNPSVQHVPMETHGAIVQWGVSDKVMIYTSAQSPFTVRNLFCYTFKLPHQKVRVVVPYVGGGFGGKAGIHFEPLVGCLSRAAGGRPVKLIATREEEYNTLPCRCGLKFKIKTGLKKDGKITAQKLVLLWSAGAYADYAVNVTRASGYSAGGPYYYENLYTDSYTVYTNQVFGTAYRGFGHVELFWGLERHMDFCAGKLGIDPYEFKKINLLRPDNTTATGEIVTDSSGSVRKCLDAVVKEIGWNGIKTKQERDQEIKTGKVRGKGFAVLHKAPAMPSNTSSSCIIKMNENGSVILNVSATDYGNGTYTPLTQIIAEEMDIPLSKIHVAFETDTDRDPYDWQTVASRFMPMGGRAVINACNELKKKMSEVAAKVFECSQDDFIFGDEKIILKNNTDKFIQYEKLATGYVFPNGNAIGGPLIGVGVYIAEGLTNLDKETGQGLPAFNWTFGAHGVEVEVDVETGEFTVLKIASALDVGKVMNEASLKGQLIGGVVQGLGTAICERYVYSNDGRLLNKSFTDNKIPTAKDIPNVFVPIFIETPHDKGAYGSRGAAEHPMISVAPAIGNALNDALGIELTEMPIRSEDVWLALNKEKALVG from the coding sequence TAAAAAAGATTGATACATCGAAAGCGAAAGCGTTGGATGGCGTGGTTGCAGTTCTTACTGGTGAAGAGTTAGATTATAATGTGGGATTGTATCTTGTAGATAAACGGATTCTTGCCCGCGACAAAGTCCGTTATCAAGGCGAACCGGTTGCTGCGGTTGCAGCCGAAACTTTAGAAATAGCAGAAAAAGCCATCAAGTTAATCGAGGTGGAATATGAACTATTCAAACCACTCCTCGATGTTGAAGAATCGTTTAATGAAAAAGAAAATTTAATTCATCCTGATTTAGGAAATTACAGCCATTTAAAAGCAGCCTTCTTTCCGCAACCCGGAACTAACATCTGCCACGTTTCAAAAATCCGTAAGGGTGATATTGAAAAAGGTTTTGCAGAAGCTGATGTTGTAGTAGAGCGTGAATACAATAATCCTTCGGTTCAACATGTTCCCATGGAAACTCACGGCGCAATTGTTCAGTGGGGTGTTAGCGATAAAGTAATGATTTATACAAGTGCACAATCGCCGTTCACCGTCCGAAATCTTTTTTGCTATACTTTTAAACTGCCGCATCAAAAAGTTCGCGTAGTAGTTCCGTACGTAGGCGGCGGCTTTGGCGGCAAAGCAGGAATACATTTCGAGCCGTTAGTCGGATGTCTTTCGCGTGCAGCGGGGGGCAGACCTGTAAAGTTGATTGCCACAAGAGAAGAAGAATACAATACACTTCCGTGTCGCTGCGGACTTAAATTTAAAATCAAAACAGGTTTGAAGAAAGACGGAAAAATTACAGCACAGAAATTAGTCCTGCTTTGGAGCGCCGGCGCTTATGCCGATTACGCTGTGAATGTTACGCGGGCTTCGGGATATTCTGCCGGCGGTCCCTACTATTACGAAAATCTTTACACTGATTCATACACAGTTTATACAAATCAGGTTTTCGGAACTGCCTATCGTGGTTTCGGGCACGTCGAATTATTTTGGGGTTTAGAACGCCACATGGATTTCTGTGCCGGTAAACTTGGCATCGACCCGTACGAGTTCAAAAAAATAAATTTACTCCGCCCTGATAACACAACTGCTACCGGAGAAATTGTAACCGATTCATCGGGCAGTGTACGCAAATGTTTGGATGCTGTTGTTAAAGAGATTGGTTGGAACGGTATTAAAACGAAACAGGAAAGAGACCAAGAAATTAAAACCGGAAAAGTTCGCGGAAAAGGATTTGCAGTTTTACACAAAGCCCCCGCGATGCCTTCAAATACATCAAGTTCATGTATAATTAAGATGAACGAGAATGGTTCGGTAATTTTAAATGTGTCCGCAACTGATTACGGCAATGGAACTTACACGCCATTAACTCAAATTATAGCAGAGGAAATGGATATTCCTTTATCGAAAATACATGTAGCATTTGAAACCGATACCGACCGGGACCCATACGATTGGCAGACAGTCGCTTCTCGCTTTATGCCGATGGGAGGCAGAGCTGTTATTAATGCTTGTAATGAATTGAAGAAAAAGATGTCTGAAGTTGCAGCAAAAGTTTTTGAGTGTTCGCAGGATGATTTTATTTTTGGAGATGAAAAAATAATTCTTAAAAATAATACAGATAAATTTATTCAATACGAAAAATTAGCAACCGGCTATGTCTTCCCGAATGGTAACGCAATTGGCGGTCCGCTGATTGGAGTTGGAGTTTACATCGCTGAAGGTTTGACGAATCTTGATAAAGAAACTGGACAGGGTTTGCCGGCTTTCAATTGGACTTTCGGCGCTCACGGTGTTGAAGTGGAAGTCGATGTTGAGACGGGCGAATTCACTGTTTTGAAAATTGCTTCTGCACTGGATGTCGGAAAGGTGATGAACGAAGCTTCGTTGAAAGGACAACTTATCGGCGGTGTTGTTCAAGGTTTAGGTACTGCAATTTGCGAGAGATACGTTTACAGCAACGACGGACGCTTATTAAACAAATCTTTTACTGACAATAAAATACCCACAGCGAAAGATATTCCAAATGTCTTTGTTCCGATTTTTATTGAAACTCCACACGATAAAGGAGCTTACGGTTCACGGGGAGCCGCAGAACATCCGATGATCTCTGTCGCGCCGGCTATCGGTAACGCTTTGAATGACGCTTTAGGAATTGAACTCACTGAAATGCCGATTCGCTCCGAAGATGTTTGGTTGGCATTAAATAAAGAGAAGGCTCTTGTTGGTTAA